A window of the Camelus ferus isolate YT-003-E chromosome 22, BCGSAC_Cfer_1.0, whole genome shotgun sequence genome harbors these coding sequences:
- the MAP2K7 gene encoding dual specificity mitogen-activated protein kinase kinase 7 isoform X1 has translation MAASSLEQKLSRLEAKLKQENREARRRIDLNLDISPQRPRPIIVITLSPAPAPSQRAALQLPLANDGGSRSPSSENSPQHPTPPARPRHMLGLPSALFTPRSMESIEIDQKLQEIMKQTGYLTIGGQRYQAEINDLENLGEMGSGTCGQVWKMRFRKTGHVIAVKQMRRSGNKEENKRILMDLDVVLKSHDCPYIVQCFGTFITNTDVFIAMELMGTCAEKLKKRMQGPIPERILGKMTVAIVKALYYLKEKHGVIHRDVKPSNILLDERGQIKLCDFGISGRLVDSKAKTRSAGCAAYMAPERIDPPDPTKPDYDIRADVWSLGISLVELATGQFPYKNCKTDFEVLTKVLQEEPPLLPGHMGFSGDFQSFVKDCLTKDHRKRPKYNKLLEHSFIKRYETLEVDVASWFKDVMAKTESPRTSGVLSQHHLPFFR, from the exons ATGGCGGCGTCCTCCCTGGAGCAGAAGCTGTCCCGCCTGGAAGCAAAGCTGAAGCAGGAGAACCGCGAGGCCCGGCGGAGGATCGACCTCAACCTGGATATCAGCCCCCAGCGGCCCAGGCCCA TTATTGTGATCACTCTaagccctgctcctgccccgtCCCAACGAGCAG ccctgcagctcccACTGGCCAACGATGGGGGCAGCCGCTCACCGTCCTCCGAGAACTCCCCGCAGCACCCCACGCCCCCCGCCCGGCCTCGCCACATGCTGGGGCTCCCATCAGCCTTGTTCACGCCCCGCAGCATGGAGAG CATCGAGATTGACCAGAAGCTGCAGGAGATCATGAAGCAGACGGGCTACCTGACCATCGGGGGCCAG CGCTACCAGGCGGAAATCAATGACCTGGAGAACCTGGGGGAGATGGGCAGTGGCACCTGCGGCCAGGTGTGGAAGATGCGTTTCCGGAAGACAGGGCACGTCATTGCCGTCAAG CAAATGCGGCGCTCGGGGAACAAGGAAGAGAACAAGCGGATCCTCATGGACTTGGATGTGGTGCTCAAGAGCCACGACTGCCCCTACATCGTGCAGTGCTTCGGGACCTTCATCACCAAC ACAGACGTCTTCATCGCCATGGAGCTCATGGGCACGTGCGCTGAGAAGCTCAAGAAGCGGATGCAGGGCCCCATCCCCGAGCGGATCCTGGGCAAGATGACGGTAGCG ATCGTGAAGGCGCTCTACTACCTGAAGGAGAAGCACGGCGTGATCCACCGCGACGTCAAGCCCTCCAACATCCTGCTGGACGAGCGGGGCCAGATCAAGCTCTGCGACTTTGGCATCAGCGGCCGCCTGGTCGACTCCAAGGCCAAGACGCGGAGTGCGGGCTGCGCCGCCTACATGGCA CCTGAGCGCATCGACCCTCCTGACCCCACCAAACCCGACTATGACATCCGGGCTGACGTGTGGAGCTTGGGCATCTCCTTG GTGGAGCTGGCGACAGGACAGTTTCCCTACAAGAACTGCAAGACGGACTTTGAGGTCCTCACCAAAGTCCTACAGGAAGAACCCCCACTCCTGCCCGGTCACATGGGCTTCTCGGGGGACTTTCAGTCCTTCGTCAAAGACTG ccttACTAAAGATCACAGGAAGAGACCAAAGTATAATAAGCTACTT GAACACAGCTTCATCAAGCGCTATGAGACGCTGGAAGTGGACGTGGCGTCCTGGTTCAAGGATGTCATGGCGAAGACCGAATCCCCACGGACAAGCGGAGTCCTGAGCCAGCACCACCTACCCTTCTTCAGGTAG
- the TGFBR3L gene encoding transforming growth factor-beta receptor type 3-like protein, which produces MLGARLLLLALLLGLATPSSQPPASPAAASNRGLGGGLSRGISAAFPLAVQGSEPSRGESSTTTAFIFQRRQRRRGGLSGGLKGQRALPPFCHPFSPPAPLFPAAPGPWLRRPLFSLKLSDSEDGFLRRAGPLEVPADSRVFVQAALARPSPLWGLALHRCSVTPSSRPAPGPALALLRGGCPADSSVAFPSQRLLPGALRPTRFSFRLRPVFNASVQFLHCQLSRCRRLRGARRMPARRMPAPPTLPPPSPCLPRDEACAGAGSGSNESLGADSPYLHTLTQPIVVTVPRLPTRPPKGIPGRTVRPEPPAPAPGALEPAPVVALVVAAFVLGAALAAGLGLVCAHSVPAPPVPPREPRPAAPSPGGPNEAGMERPQQGLETH; this is translated from the exons ATGCTGGGCGCCAGGCTCCTGCTGCTGGCCCTGCTCTTGGGGCTGGCCACCCCGTCCAGCCAGCCACCTG CTTCTCCAGCAGCCGCG AGCAATCGAGGTCTGGGAGGAGGGCTCTCCAGGGGGATATCAGCAGCTTTTCCGTTGGCGGTGCAAGGCTCGGAGCCGAGCAGGGGTGAATCCTCCACCACAACTGctttcattttccaaagaaggcagCGGAGGAGAGGAGGTTTGTCAGGGGGGCTTAAGGGGCAGCGcgccctccctcctttctgccaCCCTTTCTCCCCTCCAGCGCCCCTGTTCCCCGCGGCGCCCGGGCCCTGGTTGCGCCGACCCCTTTTCAGCCTGAAACTGTCAGACTCAGAGGATGGCTTCTTGCGCCGCGCGGGGCCGCTCGAGGTCCCGGCCGACAGCCGCGTGTTCGTGCAG GCGGCCCTGGCCCGTCCCTCTCCGCTCTGGGGCCTGGCCCTGCACCGCTGCTCAGTGACACCGTCCTCtcgcccggcccccggccccgccctggCGCTGCTGCGAGGGGGCTGCCCCGCCGACTCCTCGGTCGCCTTCCCGTCACAGCGGCTGCTCCCGGGTGCCCTCCGCCCCACGCGTTTCAGCTTCCGCCTGCGCCCCGTCTTCAACGCCTCTGTGCAGTTCTTGCACTGCCAGCTGAGCCGCTGTCGCCGCCTCCGGGGAGCCCGCCGGATGCCTGCTCGCCGAATGCCTGCACCTCCGACGCTGCCACCGCCGTCGCCG tgTCTGCCTCGGGATGAGGCGTGCGCGGGCGCCGGCAGTGGCAGCAATGAGAGCCTAGGTGCCGACAGCCCCTACCTGCACACGCTGACGCAGCCCATCGTGGTCACGGTGCCGCGGCTGCCCACCA GGCCGCCCAAGGGCATCCCCGGCAGAACTGTGCGCCCGGAGCCTCCCGCGCCTGCCCCGGGGGCCCTGGAGCCCGCGCCGGTGGTAGCGCTTGTGGTGGCCGCCTTCGTGCTGGGCGCCGCTCTGGCTGCCGGGCTCGGCCTCGTCTGCGCGCACTCAG TGCCCGCACCCCCGGTCCCGCCCCGAGAGCCTCGCCCAGCTGCCCCCAGTCCAGGAGGCCCCAATGAGGCAG GGATGGAACGCCCCCAACAGGGTCTGGAGACGCACTAG
- the MAP2K7 gene encoding dual specificity mitogen-activated protein kinase kinase 7 isoform X2, with protein sequence MAASSLEQKLSRLEAKLKQENREARRRIDLNLDISPQRPRPTLQLPLANDGGSRSPSSENSPQHPTPPARPRHMLGLPSALFTPRSMESIEIDQKLQEIMKQTGYLTIGGQRYQAEINDLENLGEMGSGTCGQVWKMRFRKTGHVIAVKQMRRSGNKEENKRILMDLDVVLKSHDCPYIVQCFGTFITNTDVFIAMELMGTCAEKLKKRMQGPIPERILGKMTVAIVKALYYLKEKHGVIHRDVKPSNILLDERGQIKLCDFGISGRLVDSKAKTRSAGCAAYMAPERIDPPDPTKPDYDIRADVWSLGISLVELATGQFPYKNCKTDFEVLTKVLQEEPPLLPGHMGFSGDFQSFVKDCLTKDHRKRPKYNKLLEHSFIKRYETLEVDVASWFKDVMAKTESPRTSGVLSQHHLPFFR encoded by the exons ATGGCGGCGTCCTCCCTGGAGCAGAAGCTGTCCCGCCTGGAAGCAAAGCTGAAGCAGGAGAACCGCGAGGCCCGGCGGAGGATCGACCTCAACCTGGATATCAGCCCCCAGCGGCCCAGGCCCA ccctgcagctcccACTGGCCAACGATGGGGGCAGCCGCTCACCGTCCTCCGAGAACTCCCCGCAGCACCCCACGCCCCCCGCCCGGCCTCGCCACATGCTGGGGCTCCCATCAGCCTTGTTCACGCCCCGCAGCATGGAGAG CATCGAGATTGACCAGAAGCTGCAGGAGATCATGAAGCAGACGGGCTACCTGACCATCGGGGGCCAG CGCTACCAGGCGGAAATCAATGACCTGGAGAACCTGGGGGAGATGGGCAGTGGCACCTGCGGCCAGGTGTGGAAGATGCGTTTCCGGAAGACAGGGCACGTCATTGCCGTCAAG CAAATGCGGCGCTCGGGGAACAAGGAAGAGAACAAGCGGATCCTCATGGACTTGGATGTGGTGCTCAAGAGCCACGACTGCCCCTACATCGTGCAGTGCTTCGGGACCTTCATCACCAAC ACAGACGTCTTCATCGCCATGGAGCTCATGGGCACGTGCGCTGAGAAGCTCAAGAAGCGGATGCAGGGCCCCATCCCCGAGCGGATCCTGGGCAAGATGACGGTAGCG ATCGTGAAGGCGCTCTACTACCTGAAGGAGAAGCACGGCGTGATCCACCGCGACGTCAAGCCCTCCAACATCCTGCTGGACGAGCGGGGCCAGATCAAGCTCTGCGACTTTGGCATCAGCGGCCGCCTGGTCGACTCCAAGGCCAAGACGCGGAGTGCGGGCTGCGCCGCCTACATGGCA CCTGAGCGCATCGACCCTCCTGACCCCACCAAACCCGACTATGACATCCGGGCTGACGTGTGGAGCTTGGGCATCTCCTTG GTGGAGCTGGCGACAGGACAGTTTCCCTACAAGAACTGCAAGACGGACTTTGAGGTCCTCACCAAAGTCCTACAGGAAGAACCCCCACTCCTGCCCGGTCACATGGGCTTCTCGGGGGACTTTCAGTCCTTCGTCAAAGACTG ccttACTAAAGATCACAGGAAGAGACCAAAGTATAATAAGCTACTT GAACACAGCTTCATCAAGCGCTATGAGACGCTGGAAGTGGACGTGGCGTCCTGGTTCAAGGATGTCATGGCGAAGACCGAATCCCCACGGACAAGCGGAGTCCTGAGCCAGCACCACCTACCCTTCTTCAGGTAG
- the CTXN1 gene encoding cortexin-1 produces MSATWTLSPEPLPPSTGPPVGAGLDAEQRTVFAFVLCLLVVLVLLMVRCVRILLDPYSRMPASSWTDHKEALERGQFDYALV; encoded by the coding sequence ATGAGCGCGACGTGGACGCTGTCCCCTGAGCCGCTGCCGCCGTCGACGGGGCCCCCGGTGGGCGCAGGCCTGGACGCGGAGCAGCGCACCGTGTTTGCCTTCGTGCTCTGCCTGCTCGTGGTGCTGGTGCTGCTGATGGTGCGCTGCGTGCGCATCCTGCTCGACCCCTACAGCCGCATGCCCGCCTCGTCCTGGACCGACCACAAGGAGGCGCTCGAGCGCGGGCAGTTCGACTATGCGCTGGTCTGA
- the SNAPC2 gene encoding snRNA-activating protein complex subunit 2 isoform X2 has product MKPPQRRRAAPARYLGEVTGPTAWGAREKRQLLRLLQARRGQPEPDASELARELPGRSEAEVWMDLAEKITGPLEEALTVAFSQVLTIGATEPLSLLHSKPPKPTQARGKHLLLSTPGGQEDLGPEAPGGQEAPGPALKTQGPAPEASSESPAGPCAEGDFSVDFEKIYKYLSSISRGCPGPELSAAESAVVLDLLMALPKELSRLPCAALVEHMSDTFLRLTAPQPDPSSGSLGSIAEDDGTGSRGQEAAGQATSQAPGNAGPSKPIPIWQSAGVCPLNPFLVPLELLGQVAPPAR; this is encoded by the exons ATGAAGCCCCCGCAGCGGCGGCGAGCGGCCCCAGCTCGCTATCTGGGCGAGGTGACCGGCCCCACGGCCTGGGGCGCCCGCGAGAAACGGCAGCTGTTACGACTACTGCAGGCTCGACGGGGCCAGCCGGAGCCGGATGCCTCCGAGCTGGCCCGGGAGCTGCCGGGCCGGAGCGAGGCCGAG GTGTGGATGGATCTGGCTGAGAAGATAACAGGCCCGCTGGAGGAAGCCTTGACTGTGGCTTTCTCACAG GTGCTCACCATCGGCGCCACGGAGCCCCTCAGCCTCCTGCACTCCAAGCCCCCCAAGCCCACGCAGGCTCGTGGCAAGCACTTGCTCCTCAGCacccctggagggcaggaggacCTGGGCCCTGaggcccctggagggcaggaggctcctggccctgccctcaagaCCCAAGGCCCTGCCCCAGAGGCATCTTCTGAGTCCCCAGCTGGCCCGTGTGCTGAGGGAGACTTCTCTGTGGATTTTGAGAAGATCTACAAGTACCTATCATCCATCTCCCGCGGTTGCCCTGGCCCTGAGCTTTCCGCAGCTG AGTCAGCTGTGGTCCTTGACCTGCTCATGGCACTTCCCAAGGAGCTGTCCCGACTGCCCTGCGCTGCCCTGGTTGAACATATGTCGGATACGTTCCTACGCCTGACGGCCCCCCAGCCCGACCCTTCCAGTGGGAGCCTGGGATCCATTGCTGAGGATGATGGGACAGGCTCCAGGGGGCAAGAGGCGGCTGGCCAGGCCACCTCTCAGGCCCCTGGGAATGCTGGGCCCAGCAAACCAATACCCATTTGGCAGTCAGCTGGGGTCTGCCCCTTGAACCCGTTCCTGGTGCCCCTGGAGCTTCTGGGCCAGGTGGCACCCCCTGCAAGATGA
- the LRRC8E gene encoding volume-regulated anion channel subunit LRRC8E isoform X1 — MIPVAEFKQFTEQQPAFKVLKPWWDVLAEYLTVAMLMIGVFGCTLQVTQDKIICLPSHEPRENLSEAPCQQLLPRGVSEQMGDLREVSGLKNNLDLQQYSFINQLCYETALHWYAKYFPYLVVIHTLIFMVCTSFWFKFPGTSSKIEHFISILGKCFDSPWTTRALSEVSGENHKGPTAGRAMVTVAAAAGPGKAGEGEKEKVLVEPEKVVTEPPAVTLLDKKEGEQAKALFEKVKKFRVHVEEGDILYTMYIRQMVLKVCKFFAILVYNLVYVEKISFLVACRVETSEVTGYASFCCNHTKAHLFSKLAFCYISFVCVYGITCLYTLYWLFHRPLKEYSFRSVREETGMGDIPDVKNDFAFMLHLIDQYDSLYSKRFAVFLSEVSESRLKQLNLNHEWTAEKLRQKLQRNARGRLELALCMLPGLPDTVFELSELEALRLEAICDITFPPGLLQLVHLQELSLLHSPARLPFSSQVFLRDRLKVIRVKCEELREVPLWVFGLRGLDELHLEGLFPPELARAATLESLRELKQLKVLSLRSNAGKVPASVTDVAGHLQRLSLHNDGARLLALNSLKKLAVLRELELVACGLERIPHAVFSLGALQELDLKDNHLRSIEEILSFQHCRKLVTLRLWHNQIAYVPEHVRKLRGLEQLYLNHNKLETLPPQLGMCSGLRLLDVSHNGLRSLPAELGLLQNLQHLALSYNALEFLPDELFSCRKLRTLLLGYNHLRQLSPQVGALRALSRLELKGNRLEALPEELGHCGGLKKAGILVEDTLYEGLPAEVRDRMEVE; from the exons ATGATTCCCGTGGCAGAGTTCAAGCAGTTCACGGAGCAGCAGCCCGCCTTCAAGGTGCTCAAACCCTGGTGGGACGTGCTGGCCGAGTACCTCACGGTGGCTATGCTCATGATCGGGGTCTTCGGCTGCACCCTCCAG gtGACTCAGGACAAGATCATCTGTCTGCCCAGTCACGAACCCCGGGAGAACTTATCGGAGGCCCCATGCCAGCAACTGCTGCCTCGGGGGGTCTCGGAGCAGATGGGGGACCTCCGGGAGGTGAGCGGCCTCAAGAACAACCTGGACCTGCAGCAGTACAGCTTCATTAACCAGCTCTGCTATGAGACGGCCCTCCACTGGTATGCCAAGTACTTCCCCTACCTGGTCGTCATCCACACACTCATCTTCATGGTCTGCACCAGCTTCTGGTTCAAATTCCCTGGCACCAGCTCCAAGATTGAGCACTTCATCTCCATCCTGGGCAAGTGTTTTGACTCACCGTGGACCACGCGGGCCCTGTCTGAGGTCTCTGGGGAGAACCACAAGGGCCCCACCGCTGGGCGGGCAATGGTAACCGTGGCAGCTGCAGCCGGGCCGGGGAAGGCTGGTGAGGGCGAGAAGGAGAAGGTGCTGGTGGAGCCCGAGAAGGTGGTGACTGAGCCACCAGCTGTCACCCTGCTGGACAAGAAGGAGGGTGAGCAGGCCAAAGCCCTGTTCGAGAAGGTCAAGAAATTCCGCGTGCATGTGGAAGAGGGGGACATCTTGTACACCATGTACATCCGGCAGATGGTGCTCAAGGTCTGCAAGTTCTTTGCCATCCTGGTCTACAACCTTGTCTACGTGGAGAAGATCAGCTTCCTGGTGGCCTGCAGGGTGGAGACCTCAGAGGTCACGGGCTACGCCAGCTTCTGCTGTAACCACACCAAAGCCCACCTCTTCTCCAAGCTGGCTTTCTGCTACATCTCCTTCGTGTGCGTCTATGGCATCACCTGCCTCTACACGCTCTACTGGCTTTTCCACCGGCCCCTCAAGGAGTATTCCTTCCGGTCTGTGCGGGAGGAGACGGGCATGGGGGACATCCCCGACGTGAAGAACGACTTTGCTTTCATGCTGCACCTCATTGACCAGTACGACTCGCTTTACTCGAAGCGCTTTGCTGTCTTCCTCTCTGAGGTCAGCGAAAGCCGCCTGAAACAGCTCAACCTCAACCACGAGTGGACAGCTGAGAAACTGCGGCAGAAACTGCAGCGCAACGCCCGGGGCCGGCTGGAGCTGGCCCTCTGCATGCTCCCAGGACTGCCTGACACGGTCTTCGAGCTCAGCGAGCTGGAGGCACTGCGGCTGGAGGCCATCTGTGACATCACCTTCCCCCCGGGCCTCTTGCAGCTGGTGCACCTGCAGGAGCTCAGCCTGCTCCACTCACCTGCCAGGCTGCCCTTCTCCTCCCAGGTTTTCCTGCGGGACCGCCTGAAAGTCATCCGGGTCAAGTGCGAGGAGCTCCGCGAGGTGCCCCTCTGGGTGTTCGGACTGCGGGGCCTGGACGAGTTGCATTTGGAGGGGCTCTTCCCCCCGGAGCTGGCCCGGGCGGCGACCCTCGAGAGCCTCCGGGAGCTGAAGCAGCTGAAGGTGCTGTCTCTGCGGAGCAACGCCGGTAAGGTGCCAGCCAGCGTGACCGACGTGGCTGGGCACCTGCAACGGCTCAGCCTGCACAATGATGGGGCCCGCCTGCTGGCACTGAACAGCCTCAAGAAGCTGGCGGTGCTTCGGGAGCTGGAGCTGGTGGCCTGCGGGCTGGAGCGCATCCCCCACGCCGTCTTCAGTCTGGGCGCACTGCAGGAACTCGACCTCAAGGACAACCACCTGCGGTCCATCGAGGAGATTCTCAGTTTCCAGCACTGCCGCAAGCTGGTCACGCTCCGGCTGTGGCACAACCAGATTGCCTACGTTCCCGAGCACGTGAGGAAGCTCCGGGGCCTCGAACAGCTCTATCTCAACCACAACAAGCTGGAGACCCTGCCCCCGCAGCTGGGCATGTGCTCCGGCCTCCGCCTGCTGGACGTCTCCCACAATGGGCTGCGCTCCCTGCCAGCCGAGCTGGGCCTCCTCCAGAACCTGCAGCACCTGGCTCTCTCCTACAATGCCCTGGAGTTCCTGCCCGATGAGCTCTTCTCCTGCCGCAAGCTGCGGACATTGCTCCTCGGATACAACCACCTGCGCCAGCTCTCGCCCCAGGTGGGGGCCCTCAGGGCCCTCAGCCGCCTAGAACTCAAGGGCAACCGGCTGGAAGCACTGCCTGAAGAACTCGGCCACTGTGGAGGGCTCAAGAAGGCAGGGATACTGGTGGAGGACACCCTTTATGAGGGGCTGCCGGCAGAGGTGAGGGACAGGATGGAGGTGGAGTGA
- the LRRC8E gene encoding volume-regulated anion channel subunit LRRC8E isoform X2, producing MGDLREVSGLKNNLDLQQYSFINQLCYETALHWYAKYFPYLVVIHTLIFMVCTSFWFKFPGTSSKIEHFISILGKCFDSPWTTRALSEVSGENHKGPTAGRAMVTVAAAAGPGKAGEGEKEKVLVEPEKVVTEPPAVTLLDKKEGEQAKALFEKVKKFRVHVEEGDILYTMYIRQMVLKVCKFFAILVYNLVYVEKISFLVACRVETSEVTGYASFCCNHTKAHLFSKLAFCYISFVCVYGITCLYTLYWLFHRPLKEYSFRSVREETGMGDIPDVKNDFAFMLHLIDQYDSLYSKRFAVFLSEVSESRLKQLNLNHEWTAEKLRQKLQRNARGRLELALCMLPGLPDTVFELSELEALRLEAICDITFPPGLLQLVHLQELSLLHSPARLPFSSQVFLRDRLKVIRVKCEELREVPLWVFGLRGLDELHLEGLFPPELARAATLESLRELKQLKVLSLRSNAGKVPASVTDVAGHLQRLSLHNDGARLLALNSLKKLAVLRELELVACGLERIPHAVFSLGALQELDLKDNHLRSIEEILSFQHCRKLVTLRLWHNQIAYVPEHVRKLRGLEQLYLNHNKLETLPPQLGMCSGLRLLDVSHNGLRSLPAELGLLQNLQHLALSYNALEFLPDELFSCRKLRTLLLGYNHLRQLSPQVGALRALSRLELKGNRLEALPEELGHCGGLKKAGILVEDTLYEGLPAEVRDRMEVE from the coding sequence ATGGGGGACCTCCGGGAGGTGAGCGGCCTCAAGAACAACCTGGACCTGCAGCAGTACAGCTTCATTAACCAGCTCTGCTATGAGACGGCCCTCCACTGGTATGCCAAGTACTTCCCCTACCTGGTCGTCATCCACACACTCATCTTCATGGTCTGCACCAGCTTCTGGTTCAAATTCCCTGGCACCAGCTCCAAGATTGAGCACTTCATCTCCATCCTGGGCAAGTGTTTTGACTCACCGTGGACCACGCGGGCCCTGTCTGAGGTCTCTGGGGAGAACCACAAGGGCCCCACCGCTGGGCGGGCAATGGTAACCGTGGCAGCTGCAGCCGGGCCGGGGAAGGCTGGTGAGGGCGAGAAGGAGAAGGTGCTGGTGGAGCCCGAGAAGGTGGTGACTGAGCCACCAGCTGTCACCCTGCTGGACAAGAAGGAGGGTGAGCAGGCCAAAGCCCTGTTCGAGAAGGTCAAGAAATTCCGCGTGCATGTGGAAGAGGGGGACATCTTGTACACCATGTACATCCGGCAGATGGTGCTCAAGGTCTGCAAGTTCTTTGCCATCCTGGTCTACAACCTTGTCTACGTGGAGAAGATCAGCTTCCTGGTGGCCTGCAGGGTGGAGACCTCAGAGGTCACGGGCTACGCCAGCTTCTGCTGTAACCACACCAAAGCCCACCTCTTCTCCAAGCTGGCTTTCTGCTACATCTCCTTCGTGTGCGTCTATGGCATCACCTGCCTCTACACGCTCTACTGGCTTTTCCACCGGCCCCTCAAGGAGTATTCCTTCCGGTCTGTGCGGGAGGAGACGGGCATGGGGGACATCCCCGACGTGAAGAACGACTTTGCTTTCATGCTGCACCTCATTGACCAGTACGACTCGCTTTACTCGAAGCGCTTTGCTGTCTTCCTCTCTGAGGTCAGCGAAAGCCGCCTGAAACAGCTCAACCTCAACCACGAGTGGACAGCTGAGAAACTGCGGCAGAAACTGCAGCGCAACGCCCGGGGCCGGCTGGAGCTGGCCCTCTGCATGCTCCCAGGACTGCCTGACACGGTCTTCGAGCTCAGCGAGCTGGAGGCACTGCGGCTGGAGGCCATCTGTGACATCACCTTCCCCCCGGGCCTCTTGCAGCTGGTGCACCTGCAGGAGCTCAGCCTGCTCCACTCACCTGCCAGGCTGCCCTTCTCCTCCCAGGTTTTCCTGCGGGACCGCCTGAAAGTCATCCGGGTCAAGTGCGAGGAGCTCCGCGAGGTGCCCCTCTGGGTGTTCGGACTGCGGGGCCTGGACGAGTTGCATTTGGAGGGGCTCTTCCCCCCGGAGCTGGCCCGGGCGGCGACCCTCGAGAGCCTCCGGGAGCTGAAGCAGCTGAAGGTGCTGTCTCTGCGGAGCAACGCCGGTAAGGTGCCAGCCAGCGTGACCGACGTGGCTGGGCACCTGCAACGGCTCAGCCTGCACAATGATGGGGCCCGCCTGCTGGCACTGAACAGCCTCAAGAAGCTGGCGGTGCTTCGGGAGCTGGAGCTGGTGGCCTGCGGGCTGGAGCGCATCCCCCACGCCGTCTTCAGTCTGGGCGCACTGCAGGAACTCGACCTCAAGGACAACCACCTGCGGTCCATCGAGGAGATTCTCAGTTTCCAGCACTGCCGCAAGCTGGTCACGCTCCGGCTGTGGCACAACCAGATTGCCTACGTTCCCGAGCACGTGAGGAAGCTCCGGGGCCTCGAACAGCTCTATCTCAACCACAACAAGCTGGAGACCCTGCCCCCGCAGCTGGGCATGTGCTCCGGCCTCCGCCTGCTGGACGTCTCCCACAATGGGCTGCGCTCCCTGCCAGCCGAGCTGGGCCTCCTCCAGAACCTGCAGCACCTGGCTCTCTCCTACAATGCCCTGGAGTTCCTGCCCGATGAGCTCTTCTCCTGCCGCAAGCTGCGGACATTGCTCCTCGGATACAACCACCTGCGCCAGCTCTCGCCCCAGGTGGGGGCCCTCAGGGCCCTCAGCCGCCTAGAACTCAAGGGCAACCGGCTGGAAGCACTGCCTGAAGAACTCGGCCACTGTGGAGGGCTCAAGAAGGCAGGGATACTGGTGGAGGACACCCTTTATGAGGGGCTGCCGGCAGAGGTGAGGGACAGGATGGAGGTGGAGTGA
- the SNAPC2 gene encoding snRNA-activating protein complex subunit 2 isoform X1, which produces MKPPQRRRAAPARYLGEVTGPTAWGAREKRQLLRLLQARRGQPEPDASELARELPGRSEAEIQDFLRQLKGRVAREAIQRVHPGGPQGSRRRETQTPAPIEVWMDLAEKITGPLEEALTVAFSQVLTIGATEPLSLLHSKPPKPTQARGKHLLLSTPGGQEDLGPEAPGGQEAPGPALKTQGPAPEASSESPAGPCAEGDFSVDFEKIYKYLSSISRGCPGPELSAAESAVVLDLLMALPKELSRLPCAALVEHMSDTFLRLTAPQPDPSSGSLGSIAEDDGTGSRGQEAAGQATSQAPGNAGPSKPIPIWQSAGVCPLNPFLVPLELLGQVAPPAR; this is translated from the exons ATGAAGCCCCCGCAGCGGCGGCGAGCGGCCCCAGCTCGCTATCTGGGCGAGGTGACCGGCCCCACGGCCTGGGGCGCCCGCGAGAAACGGCAGCTGTTACGACTACTGCAGGCTCGACGGGGCCAGCCGGAGCCGGATGCCTCCGAGCTGGCCCGGGAGCTGCCGGGCCGGAGCGAGGCCGAG ATTCAGGATTTTCTTCGGCAGCTCAAGGGCCGAGTGGCCCGGGAGGCCATTCAGAGGGTGCATCCAGGTGGCCCACAGGGTTCCAGGCGCCGAGAAACACAAACCCCTGCCCCCATCGAG GTGTGGATGGATCTGGCTGAGAAGATAACAGGCCCGCTGGAGGAAGCCTTGACTGTGGCTTTCTCACAG GTGCTCACCATCGGCGCCACGGAGCCCCTCAGCCTCCTGCACTCCAAGCCCCCCAAGCCCACGCAGGCTCGTGGCAAGCACTTGCTCCTCAGCacccctggagggcaggaggacCTGGGCCCTGaggcccctggagggcaggaggctcctggccctgccctcaagaCCCAAGGCCCTGCCCCAGAGGCATCTTCTGAGTCCCCAGCTGGCCCGTGTGCTGAGGGAGACTTCTCTGTGGATTTTGAGAAGATCTACAAGTACCTATCATCCATCTCCCGCGGTTGCCCTGGCCCTGAGCTTTCCGCAGCTG AGTCAGCTGTGGTCCTTGACCTGCTCATGGCACTTCCCAAGGAGCTGTCCCGACTGCCCTGCGCTGCCCTGGTTGAACATATGTCGGATACGTTCCTACGCCTGACGGCCCCCCAGCCCGACCCTTCCAGTGGGAGCCTGGGATCCATTGCTGAGGATGATGGGACAGGCTCCAGGGGGCAAGAGGCGGCTGGCCAGGCCACCTCTCAGGCCCCTGGGAATGCTGGGCCCAGCAAACCAATACCCATTTGGCAGTCAGCTGGGGTCTGCCCCTTGAACCCGTTCCTGGTGCCCCTGGAGCTTCTGGGCCAGGTGGCACCCCCTGCAAGATGA